A stretch of Cyanobacterium sp. HL-69 DNA encodes these proteins:
- the hemF gene encoding coproporphyrinogen III oxidase HemF, with translation MTTVLNQASNQKKIDIPTNSRERAKKFVMELQDKICQGLEEIDGKARFQEDKWERAEGGGGRTRVIRDGGVFEQGGVNFSEVWGDTLPPSILIQRPEGAGHGFYATGTSMVLHPRNPYVPTVHLNYRYFEAGPVWWFGGGADLTPYYPFAEDAVHFHKTLKTGCDRHNSEYYPAFKEWCDEYFYLKHRKEARGIGGIFFDYQNSEGSLYGGSNNQGLAHQYSEKVGKVNHSWEDIFAFVQSCGNAFLPSYLPIVERRNSMEYGERERNFQLYRRGRYVEFNLVYDRGTIFGLQTNGRTESILMSLPPLTRWEYGYQPEKGSPEAQLTDFFLQPKDWVNFKA, from the coding sequence ATGACCACGGTATTAAATCAAGCATCTAATCAAAAGAAAATAGATATTCCCACCAACTCCAGAGAGCGAGCTAAAAAATTTGTGATGGAGTTGCAAGACAAAATCTGTCAAGGTTTGGAGGAAATCGATGGCAAAGCTCGTTTTCAGGAAGATAAATGGGAAAGGGCAGAAGGGGGCGGTGGACGCACTAGAGTGATTCGTGATGGGGGTGTTTTTGAGCAAGGGGGAGTGAATTTTTCTGAGGTTTGGGGTGATACTTTGCCTCCTTCTATTCTTATCCAACGTCCTGAGGGTGCTGGTCATGGTTTTTATGCTACGGGTACATCCATGGTGCTTCACCCTCGTAATCCCTATGTGCCTACGGTGCATTTAAATTATCGTTATTTTGAGGCAGGCCCTGTTTGGTGGTTTGGGGGCGGTGCTGACTTAACTCCTTATTATCCTTTTGCGGAGGATGCGGTACATTTTCATAAAACTTTGAAAACTGGGTGCGATCGCCATAATTCCGAATATTATCCCGCTTTCAAGGAATGGTGTGACGAATATTTTTATCTTAAACACCGTAAGGAAGCAAGGGGTATTGGGGGTATTTTCTTCGATTACCAAAACAGCGAAGGAAGCCTTTATGGAGGTTCTAACAATCAAGGATTAGCCCATCAATATAGCGAGAAAGTGGGTAAAGTAAATCACAGTTGGGAAGATATATTTGCCTTTGTACAAAGCTGTGGCAATGCCTTCTTACCTTCTTATTTACCCATTGTAGAGCGTCGTAATTCCATGGAATATGGTGAAAGGGAGCGTAATTTCCAACTGTATCGCCGTGGGCGTTATGTCGAGTTTAACTTGGTTTATGACCGTGGTACTATTTTTGGTTTACAAACTAATGGACGCACAGAATCTATTTTGATGTCTTTACCCCCTCTTACCCGTTGGGAATATGGTTATCAACCCGAAAAAGGAAGTCCTGAAGCACAATTAACGGACTTTTTCCTACAACCTAAAGATTGGGTAAATTTTAAAGCCTAA
- the acsF gene encoding magnesium-protoporphyrin IX monomethyl ester aerobic oxidative cyclase, with translation MTSAAIQPQSNKKKAIKETLLTPRFYTTDFEAIASMDISSQEKELRAMLTEMKNDYNRNHFIRDEDFEKTWDHVDGETRAAFIEFLERSCTSEFSGFILFKEISRRIKEKNPLLSEVFSLMARDEARHAGFLNKAMGDFNISLDLGYLTKHRVYTFFKPEWIIYAVYLSEKIGYWRYILMYRHLEKNPDYQFYPLFKKFEHWCQDESRHGDIFNALLRSQKSMWQGWKAKLWAKFFLLSVFATHTLTVHEREDFYQSVGLDAEEYDRQVIIKTNQTAAKAFPVILDTDNPTFFPRLEKCNEYNIQLQKIGDSQQPQFIKMLRKMPIVVAIFWNLLCLYLLKSKDAEELRTVVL, from the coding sequence ATGACATCTGCCGCAATTCAACCTCAAAGCAATAAAAAGAAAGCCATAAAAGAAACCTTACTTACTCCTAGATTCTATACCACCGACTTCGAGGCGATCGCCTCCATGGACATCTCCAGCCAAGAAAAAGAATTGAGAGCCATGTTAACCGAAATGAAAAACGACTACAATCGCAATCATTTCATCAGAGACGAAGACTTTGAAAAAACATGGGATCATGTAGATGGAGAAACCCGTGCCGCCTTCATCGAATTTTTAGAGCGCTCCTGCACCTCCGAATTTTCAGGCTTTATTCTTTTCAAAGAAATATCTCGCCGTATCAAAGAAAAAAACCCCCTTCTTTCCGAAGTTTTTAGCCTAATGGCAAGAGACGAAGCCCGTCACGCAGGATTTTTAAACAAAGCCATGGGCGACTTCAACATTTCCCTAGACCTGGGCTATCTAACCAAACATAGAGTTTATACCTTCTTCAAACCAGAATGGATAATTTACGCCGTTTACCTCTCTGAAAAAATTGGCTACTGGCGCTATATCTTAATGTATCGTCACCTCGAAAAAAATCCCGACTACCAATTTTATCCCCTCTTCAAAAAATTTGAACATTGGTGTCAAGACGAAAGCCGTCATGGAGACATCTTTAACGCCCTCCTTCGCTCTCAAAAATCTATGTGGCAAGGATGGAAAGCCAAATTATGGGCAAAATTTTTCCTTCTTTCAGTTTTCGCTACCCATACCCTCACCGTCCACGAAAGGGAAGACTTTTATCAATCCGTAGGCTTAGATGCCGAAGAATATGACCGTCAAGTAATCATCAAAACCAATCAAACCGCCGCCAAAGCATTCCCCGTCATCCTCGATACCGACAACCCCACCTTCTTCCCCAGACTCGAAAAATGTAATGAATACAATATCCAATTACAAAAAATTGGGGATTCACAACAACCCCAATTTATCAAAATGCTTCGCAAAATGCCTATTGTGGTAGCAATCTTCTGGAATCTACTCTGTCTATATTTACTAAAATCTAAAGATGCCGAAGAATTAAGAACCGTTGTTCTTTAA
- a CDS encoding PHP family metal-dependent phosphoesterase — protein MLLSKEKKPLWVNNQISQDTKKLEQVWANLQPSSCPFQYNFHLHTSCSDGQLTPESLIEQAIQIGLQGLAITDHHSIDGFYRALSWMKRKKQVNDSILLPHLWTGVEITSELNGTIVHILGYGFDPHAPVMRKYLGGYKPEGNDAQAKEVINSLHKAGALVVLAHPSRYRRRAEELIPEASLLGIDGVESYYAYGNPQPWESSRKQMNVVKSLAEKYDLLSTCGTDTHGNNILVRL, from the coding sequence ATGCTATTGAGCAAAGAAAAGAAACCCCTATGGGTTAACAACCAAATATCTCAAGATACCAAGAAACTAGAACAGGTATGGGCAAATCTTCAACCTAGTAGTTGTCCATTTCAATATAATTTCCATTTACATACCAGTTGTTCGGATGGACAATTAACCCCCGAATCACTTATAGAACAAGCCATTCAAATTGGTTTGCAAGGTTTAGCTATTACGGATCATCATAGTATTGATGGTTTTTATCGTGCTTTATCTTGGATGAAACGAAAGAAGCAGGTTAACGACTCCATTTTGTTGCCTCATCTTTGGACTGGAGTGGAAATTACTTCTGAGTTGAATGGTACCATCGTTCACATACTTGGATATGGTTTTGATCCCCATGCTCCTGTGATGAGAAAGTATTTAGGAGGATATAAGCCAGAAGGAAATGATGCTCAGGCAAAAGAGGTGATTAATAGTCTTCATAAAGCTGGTGCTTTGGTAGTGTTGGCACATCCTAGCCGTTATCGTCGTCGTGCCGAGGAGTTAATTCCTGAAGCAAGTTTGTTGGGCATTGATGGGGTAGAAAGTTATTATGCTTATGGTAATCCTCAACCTTGGGAATCCAGTCGTAAACAGATGAATGTTGTTAAATCGTTGGCGGAGAAATATGATCTCTTATCTACCTGTGGCACAGATACCCATGGTAATAATATTTTAGTTCGTCTGTGA
- a CDS encoding toxin-antitoxin system antidote component, with the protein MSSAKEKVESMLRKLPDDCTVEDIQYHLYVLGKVRQGLQVADTEGVLQQAEVEGLLNKWLIE; encoded by the coding sequence ATGAGTTCAGCCAAAGAAAAAGTAGAATCCATGTTGAGAAAATTACCCGATGATTGTACTGTAGAGGATATACAGTACCATTTGTACGTATTAGGTAAAGTTCGCCAGGGTTTACAGGTAGCTGATACCGAAGGGGTTTTGCAACAAGCAGAAGTAGAGGGATTGTTAAATAAATGGCTTATCGAGTAG
- a CDS encoding toxin-antitoxin system toxin component, which translates to MAYRVVWSLKAVEDVEAIAAYIARDSPSYAAAVVQRIISITQKLPENGTEGRLIPEFEESTIIEQFAYSYRLIYRLEKETYTVVAVIHGKKLLYLTD; encoded by the coding sequence ATGGCTTATCGAGTAGTTTGGTCTTTAAAAGCTGTAGAGGATGTAGAGGCGATCGCGGCTTACATTGCAAGAGATTCACCGTCCTATGCCGCTGCCGTTGTACAAAGAATTATCTCCATCACCCAAAAACTCCCAGAAAACGGCACAGAAGGCAGATTAATCCCCGAATTTGAAGAATCCACCATCATCGAACAATTCGCCTACAGCTATCGCCTAATCTATCGTCTAGAAAAAGAAACATATACAGTAGTAGCCGTTATCCACGGGAAAAAACTTTTATACCTAACCGACTAA
- the leuA gene encoding 2-isopropylmalate synthase LeuA translates to MTNQPDRIIIFDTTLRDGEQSPGASLNVEEKLKIARALAKLGVDVIEAGFPHASLGDFEAVNKIAQAVGTENGPTICGLARATERDIKRAGEALQPAYKKRIHTFLATSDIHLEYKLKKTRENVLAMVPDMVAYAKTFTDDVEFSPEDAGRSDPEFLYQVLELAIKAGATTVNIPDTVGYTTPSEYGALIKGIKNNVPNIDQAIISVHGHNDLGLAVANFLEAVKNGARQLECTINGIGERAGNAALEELVMALHVRRQYYNPFLGRPPESNEPLTNIDTKQIYKTSRLVSNLTGMLVQPNKAIVGANAFSHESGIHQDGVLKNRLTYEIMDAESIGLTTNQIVLGKLSGRNAFRSRLHELGFELSENDLNKAFLRFKEVADKKREITDWDLEAIVNDEIQQPPELFRLELVQVSCGDHSSPTATITLRNPEGEELSDAAIGTGPVDAVYKAINRVVNIPNELTEYSVKSVTAGIDAMGEVTIRLKHAGRTYSGYAANTDVIVASARAYISALNRLYATIKAKQLIKVK, encoded by the coding sequence ATGACAAACCAGCCTGATAGAATTATTATATTTGACACTACTTTGCGTGATGGGGAACAGTCTCCTGGGGCGAGTTTAAACGTAGAAGAAAAATTAAAAATTGCTCGTGCGTTAGCTAAATTAGGTGTTGATGTCATTGAGGCTGGTTTTCCCCACGCTAGTCTGGGGGACTTTGAAGCTGTCAATAAAATTGCTCAGGCTGTAGGGACAGAAAATGGACCCACTATTTGTGGTTTGGCAAGGGCAACGGAAAGAGATATTAAACGTGCAGGAGAAGCTCTTCAACCTGCCTATAAAAAAAGAATCCACACGTTTTTAGCTACATCAGATATTCATTTGGAATATAAACTAAAAAAGACTAGGGAAAATGTCTTGGCAATGGTTCCTGATATGGTTGCCTATGCAAAAACCTTTACGGATGATGTGGAATTTTCTCCTGAAGATGCAGGGCGTAGCGATCCAGAATTTTTGTATCAAGTGTTGGAATTGGCGATTAAGGCTGGGGCTACCACCGTGAACATTCCTGATACGGTAGGTTACACCACTCCTAGTGAATATGGTGCTTTGATTAAGGGTATTAAAAATAATGTACCCAATATTGATCAAGCAATTATTTCTGTCCATGGTCATAATGACTTGGGCTTGGCAGTGGCAAATTTTCTTGAAGCTGTTAAAAATGGTGCAAGACAATTAGAATGTACCATTAACGGCATTGGGGAAAGGGCTGGAAATGCGGCTTTAGAGGAGTTGGTAATGGCTCTCCACGTTCGCCGTCAATACTATAATCCATTTCTGGGCAGACCTCCTGAGTCTAATGAGCCTTTAACTAATATTGATACGAAACAAATTTATAAAACCTCTCGTTTGGTGTCTAATCTCACAGGAATGTTGGTACAACCTAATAAGGCGATTGTGGGGGCTAATGCTTTTTCCCATGAGTCGGGAATTCATCAAGATGGTGTTTTGAAAAATCGTCTTACCTATGAAATTATGGATGCAGAGTCCATAGGCTTAACTACTAACCAGATTGTGTTGGGTAAACTATCTGGACGTAATGCTTTTCGTTCTCGTTTACATGAATTGGGTTTTGAATTGTCAGAGAATGACCTCAATAAAGCATTTTTACGTTTTAAAGAAGTAGCTGATAAAAAACGAGAAATTACGGACTGGGACTTGGAGGCGATTGTTAATGATGAAATTCAACAGCCCCCTGAGTTATTCCGTTTAGAGTTGGTGCAGGTGTCTTGTGGGGATCATTCTTCTCCGACAGCGACTATTACCCTCAGAAATCCTGAGGGTGAAGAGTTGAGCGATGCGGCTATTGGAACTGGTCCTGTGGATGCGGTTTATAAAGCCATTAATAGAGTTGTGAATATTCCCAATGAGTTGACGGAATATTCTGTTAAGTCTGTGACTGCTGGAATTGATGCCATGGGAGAGGTGACTATTCGCCTTAAACATGCAGGACGTACCTATTCTGGTTATGCGGCGAATACGGATGTGATTGTGGCTTCTGCACGGGCTTATATTAGTGCTTTGAATCGTCTTTATGCGACGATTAAGGCAAAACAGCTAATTAAAGTGAAGTAG
- the rnb gene encoding exoribonuclease II Rnb, with translation MEKGTLVEFKVNGDRRLAVIEKPEGKKDWIAIDKNGTNHKVRPQKIDYLVKGESFKPSDIEKFSQEVEKYLDPSSLEVAWELLMEESTPITPPELAGLIFSEETPLLCYASYLLLSDDKIYFKKKGDIYEPRPTTQVEEIKHQIEIETQKRKEKEEFFERLNQALAGEEVTWTDNDLIKLDFVERWVLQPDNPPKQAQEILENIDRSKTVQEAWQLLIDLKLWSEHENLFLRRSSYPNNFPLEVAEMAQSIIYDISKGIEIPDLQPRLDLTAHKVYTIDDESTKEIDDGLSVETLEDGTLRYWIHIADPTRLITPHDDLDLEARKRSTSLYLPTGMIPMFPPVLATGPMSLVQGQICPALSFGVTLDEAGGIKDYEIHSTHIKPTYRLTYHDVDEMLHLDIQAEPEVKQLAEASKLRSQWRRDNGSVMISMPEAIIKVQGEDDVTIELLHDSFSRTLVAEMMILTGEVAGRFCQEHDIPVPFRGQPQPELPPHEELILLPAGPVRSSAIRRCMPKSETGLSPIRHSSLGLNTYTQVTSPIRRYTDLLAHFQIKAHLRGDELPFARDEMQSILFNVTSTSSEAVLVERQTNRYWTLQYLKQHSDEVWEVLMLRWLREDDRLALILFEDIGLEFPYKCDRPTKVGETFMLEVAYCDPHRDEIRFKEVVNPS, from the coding sequence GTGGAAAAAGGAACGCTAGTAGAATTTAAGGTTAATGGCGATCGCCGTTTAGCAGTTATTGAGAAACCAGAAGGAAAAAAAGATTGGATTGCCATTGATAAAAATGGTACTAACCATAAAGTTAGACCCCAAAAAATTGATTACCTTGTAAAGGGAGAATCCTTCAAACCTTCAGATATTGAGAAATTTAGCCAAGAAGTAGAGAAATATTTAGATCCTTCTAGTCTAGAAGTAGCATGGGAATTGTTGATGGAAGAATCAACTCCCATTACTCCCCCCGAATTAGCTGGGTTAATTTTTTCCGAAGAGACTCCCCTCCTTTGTTACGCATCTTACTTATTATTGTCTGACGATAAAATATACTTCAAAAAGAAGGGTGATATTTATGAACCTCGCCCAACCACCCAGGTAGAGGAAATTAAACATCAAATCGAAATAGAAACTCAGAAAAGGAAAGAAAAAGAAGAATTTTTTGAACGGTTAAATCAAGCCCTAGCCGGGGAAGAGGTTACATGGACAGATAACGATTTAATTAAATTAGACTTTGTGGAGAGATGGGTATTACAACCCGATAATCCCCCCAAACAAGCCCAAGAGATTTTAGAAAACATCGACAGGTCAAAAACTGTTCAAGAAGCATGGCAGTTATTGATTGACCTGAAATTATGGAGCGAGCATGAAAATTTATTTTTGCGCCGTAGCTCTTATCCAAACAACTTTCCTTTAGAGGTAGCAGAAATGGCTCAGTCAATTATCTATGATATTTCTAAAGGAATAGAAATCCCAGACCTTCAGCCTCGCTTAGATTTGACCGCTCACAAGGTATATACCATCGATGATGAAAGCACTAAGGAAATTGACGATGGTTTGAGTGTAGAAACCCTAGAGGATGGTACTTTGCGTTACTGGATTCACATTGCAGATCCTACTAGGTTAATTACTCCCCATGATGATTTAGATTTGGAGGCGCGTAAACGCAGTACCAGCTTATATTTACCCACGGGGATGATTCCCATGTTTCCCCCTGTATTGGCCACAGGTCCTATGAGTTTGGTTCAAGGTCAAATTTGCCCTGCCCTTAGTTTTGGAGTAACTCTTGATGAAGCAGGAGGCATCAAGGACTATGAAATACACTCTACCCATATCAAGCCTACTTACCGTCTCACTTATCATGATGTGGATGAGATGTTACACCTTGATATACAAGCAGAACCAGAAGTTAAGCAGTTGGCGGAGGCTTCTAAGTTGCGATCGCAATGGCGCCGAGATAATGGTTCGGTAATGATTTCTATGCCAGAGGCGATTATTAAAGTACAAGGAGAAGACGATGTAACCATTGAGTTATTACATGATTCCTTTTCCCGTACCTTGGTAGCGGAAATGATGATTCTCACGGGGGAAGTGGCAGGGCGCTTTTGTCAGGAGCATGATATTCCCGTGCCTTTCCGTGGACAACCTCAGCCTGAATTGCCCCCCCATGAAGAGTTAATTCTCCTTCCTGCAGGACCTGTGCGATCGTCTGCCATTCGCCGTTGTATGCCCAAAAGTGAAACGGGTTTGTCTCCCATCCGTCACTCTAGTTTGGGTTTAAATACTTATACTCAGGTGACATCTCCCATTCGCCGTTATACAGATTTACTAGCTCATTTTCAAATCAAAGCCCATTTACGGGGTGATGAGTTACCTTTTGCAAGGGATGAGATGCAGTCGATTCTCTTTAATGTCACTTCTACTTCTTCAGAAGCGGTGTTAGTGGAAAGACAAACCAACCGTTATTGGACTTTACAATATCTCAAACAACATTCTGATGAGGTTTGGGAAGTTTTGATGTTACGTTGGTTACGGGAAGATGATCGCCTTGCCCTCATTCTTTTTGAAGACATAGGTTTAGAATTCCCCTATAAGTGCGATCGACCAACAAAAGTAGGGGAAACTTTTATGCTAGAAGTAGCATACTGTGACCCCCACCGAGATGAAATCCGCTTTAAAGAAGTAGTCAACCCCTCATAA
- the gltD gene encoding NADPH glutamate synthase small subunit GltD has product MGKPTGFLEFARELPVDKDPLERIKNWDEFHLHLPEENLKNQGARCMDCGTPFCHTGELISGMASGCPVNNLIPEWNDLIYRGLWQEALERLHKTNNFPEFTGRVCPAPCEGSCVLGINNPPVTIKNIECSIIDHGWEQGWVTAHPPEKRTGKKVAVVGSGPAGLSAAAQLNRAGHWVTVYEKGDRPGGLLMYGIPNMKLDKEKVVIRRIGVLEEEGIKFVCNTEIGKDITAEQLVQDNDAVILCIGAGKPRDLPIEGRDLKGIHFAMDFLTANTKALLDANPEGLISAQGKDVVIIGGGDTGTDCVGTSVRHGCTAVTQLEIMPKPPEMRAKNNPWPEYPKIYRLDYGQEEAAAKFGEDPRFYTTTATKFEGDDDGNVKAVHTVEVEWQRNEDGRFIPNPIEGSEKVTPAQLVLLAMGFLGPEQFLLEQMGLEKDHRSNIKADYDDYSTSIPNVFAAGDCRRGQSLVVWAFNEGRGVAQKCDRFLMGYSDLPN; this is encoded by the coding sequence ATGGGTAAACCAACAGGATTTTTAGAATTTGCAAGGGAATTACCAGTGGATAAAGATCCCCTTGAGAGAATTAAAAATTGGGATGAATTTCATTTGCACCTACCCGAAGAAAACCTAAAAAATCAGGGTGCCAGATGTATGGATTGCGGTACGCCGTTTTGCCATACAGGAGAGTTAATCAGTGGCATGGCTAGTGGTTGTCCTGTGAATAATTTAATTCCTGAGTGGAATGATTTGATTTACCGTGGTTTATGGCAAGAAGCCCTAGAGCGTCTCCACAAAACTAATAATTTTCCTGAATTTACAGGGCGGGTATGTCCTGCACCCTGTGAGGGTTCTTGCGTTTTAGGTATCAATAATCCCCCTGTTACCATCAAAAACATCGAGTGTAGCATTATTGACCATGGTTGGGAGCAAGGTTGGGTAACGGCTCACCCCCCTGAAAAAAGGACGGGCAAAAAGGTTGCTGTGGTGGGTTCTGGCCCTGCGGGATTGAGTGCCGCTGCTCAGTTAAATAGAGCTGGTCATTGGGTGACGGTGTATGAAAAGGGCGATCGCCCCGGGGGACTGCTCATGTATGGTATTCCTAACATGAAATTGGATAAGGAAAAGGTGGTAATACGCCGTATTGGGGTATTAGAAGAAGAAGGAATCAAATTTGTTTGTAATACCGAAATCGGTAAAGATATAACCGCAGAACAGTTGGTGCAGGATAATGATGCGGTAATCCTTTGTATTGGTGCTGGAAAACCAAGGGATTTACCCATAGAAGGCAGAGACTTAAAAGGTATCCATTTCGCCATGGACTTCCTCACCGCCAACACCAAGGCACTTTTAGACGCAAACCCAGAAGGGTTGATTTCTGCCCAAGGAAAGGACGTGGTTATCATCGGCGGTGGTGATACAGGTACAGACTGTGTTGGTACATCTGTTCGTCATGGGTGTACCGCAGTAACTCAACTAGAAATTATGCCCAAACCCCCAGAGATGAGGGCAAAAAATAATCCTTGGCCTGAATATCCTAAAATTTATCGTCTCGATTATGGACAGGAGGAAGCCGCCGCCAAGTTTGGAGAAGATCCCCGTTTTTATACCACCACAGCCACTAAATTTGAAGGGGATGATGATGGTAACGTAAAAGCTGTTCACACCGTGGAGGTGGAGTGGCAACGCAACGAAGATGGACGTTTTATCCCTAACCCCATCGAGGGAAGCGAAAAAGTAACCCCTGCCCAACTGGTGTTACTCGCCATGGGTTTCTTGGGCCCAGAGCAGTTTTTGTTAGAGCAAATGGGTTTAGAAAAAGATCACCGTAGCAATATCAAAGCTGACTATGATGATTATAGTACCAGCATTCCCAATGTGTTTGCAGCGGGGGATTGTCGTCGGGGTCAAAGTCTTGTGGTGTGGGCTTTTAACGAAGGTCGTGGAGTGGCTCAAAAGTGCGATCGCTTCTTAATGGGTTATAGCGATTTACCGAATTAA
- the por gene encoding protochlorophyllide reductase Por yields the protein MVEAQKSTVIITGASSGVGLYGAKALAKTGKWHVIMACRNLEKTQKVAKEVGIPEDSYQIIHLDLASLKSVHKFVEDFRATGRNLDALVCNAAVYYPLLKEPMYSEDGYEISVATNHLGHFLLCNLMLEDLKKAANPHPRLVILGTVTANPKELGGKIPIPAPPDLGDLKGMEEGFKAPISMISGKKFKSGKAYKDSKLCNILTMKELHRRYHDSTGIIFNSFYPGCVAETALFRNHYSLFKKIFPVFQKNITGGYVTEELAGERLAMVVGEEDFGISGVYWSWGNRQKEGRESFAQEVSDEASDKSKALKLWDLSAKLVGMN from the coding sequence ATGGTAGAAGCTCAAAAATCAACAGTTATCATCACTGGGGCATCATCTGGGGTAGGTTTATATGGGGCAAAAGCCCTCGCAAAAACAGGAAAATGGCACGTCATCATGGCTTGTCGTAACCTCGAAAAAACCCAAAAAGTAGCCAAGGAAGTGGGCATCCCCGAAGACAGTTATCAAATTATTCACCTCGATTTAGCTTCCCTCAAGAGTGTGCATAAGTTTGTGGAGGATTTTCGGGCTACGGGCAGAAATCTCGATGCTTTGGTGTGTAACGCTGCGGTATATTATCCCCTCCTCAAAGAGCCAATGTATAGCGAAGATGGTTATGAAATCAGCGTGGCAACCAATCATTTAGGGCATTTTCTTCTTTGTAACCTCATGTTAGAGGATCTCAAAAAGGCTGCTAATCCTCACCCACGGTTAGTAATTTTGGGTACTGTTACGGCTAATCCAAAAGAGTTGGGCGGAAAAATTCCTATTCCTGCACCTCCAGATTTAGGAGATTTAAAAGGCATGGAGGAAGGATTTAAGGCTCCCATTTCCATGATTAGTGGTAAAAAATTTAAGTCAGGCAAAGCCTACAAGGATAGTAAACTTTGTAACATTCTCACCATGAAGGAGTTGCACCGTCGCTATCATGATTCTACGGGGATTATTTTCAATTCTTTTTATCCTGGTTGTGTGGCTGAAACTGCTTTATTCCGTAATCACTATTCCCTATTCAAAAAAATATTCCCTGTTTTCCAGAAAAATATCACGGGGGGTTATGTGACTGAGGAGTTGGCAGGGGAAAGACTTGCCATGGTAGTAGGGGAAGAAGATTTTGGTATCTCTGGAGTTTACTGGAGTTGGGGTAATCGTCAAAAAGAAGGACGAGAATCTTTTGCTCAGGAGGTTTCTGATGAGGCAAGTGATAAAAGTAAGGCTCTTAAGTTATGGGATTTGAGCGCTAAGTTAGTGGGTATGAATTAG
- the panD gene encoding aspartate 1-decarboxylase PanD yields the protein MKTIKLMHAKLHRVRVTEANVNYVGSITIDPELMEMVGILPLEEVEIANLNNAQRWSTYAIPGTKGSGEICPNGGAALLCEKGDILIIYAYEQCERNYILEKGHQAKVLIAGEKNEVVDFFVQTLDYKNGNFEFEPRLEK from the coding sequence ATGAAAACTATTAAATTAATGCACGCCAAGTTACATCGAGTGAGGGTGACAGAAGCGAATGTTAATTATGTGGGTAGTATTACCATTGACCCTGAATTAATGGAAATGGTAGGTATTTTACCCCTAGAAGAAGTGGAAATTGCTAATTTGAATAATGCCCAAAGATGGTCAACCTACGCTATTCCGGGTACTAAGGGTAGTGGGGAAATATGCCCTAATGGTGGTGCTGCTTTGTTGTGTGAAAAGGGGGATATTTTAATTATCTATGCTTACGAACAATGTGAGAGAAACTATATCTTAGAAAAAGGACATCAGGCAAAGGTATTAATCGCTGGAGAAAAGAATGAGGTAGTGGACTTTTTTGTTCAAACCTTAGATTATAAAAATGGTAATTTTGAGTTTGAGCCTCGACTAGAGAAATAA
- the pipX gene encoding PII interaction protein PipX, with protein sequence MTTETYINHPTFGLLYRLCLIEKQEELFTTLYAQRLFFRVKVEQRETFFEPLTRSEARLLMESKLRGLRSNGDWNAYKQLNEIYQRTFQ encoded by the coding sequence ATGACTACTGAAACATATATTAACCATCCCACGTTTGGACTACTTTATCGATTATGCCTCATTGAGAAACAGGAGGAATTGTTTACGACTCTCTATGCTCAAAGGCTTTTTTTTCGTGTGAAGGTTGAACAACGGGAGACTTTTTTTGAACCCCTGACGCGCTCGGAGGCGAGGTTGTTGATGGAAAGTAAGTTGAGGGGTTTGAGGAGTAATGGGGACTGGAATGCTTATAAACAGTTAAATGAGATTTACCAGCGCACTTTCCAGTAG